A DNA window from Mucilaginibacter xinganensis contains the following coding sequences:
- a CDS encoding penicillin-binding protein encodes MSIRRNILLRVYLAFGLILLFAGAVVIQLFRVQFVQGDKWKKMASTLSTRYQTVEAARGNIFANDMSLLATSVPEYELHMDMFAPGIADDQDFNENVDSLAIKFSQLYSDKPAREYSRMLRDARKDGSRYQLIRRKVTHRELTQIRKFPIFRMGKYKGGLIVLEQNRRVLPFRSLAARTIGYKNENVKNAVGLEGAYASYINGESGKRLMQRMAGGTWMPVNNGEDEVEPKEGADIISTIDVNFQDVAQDALKAQLEKTEADHGCVVLMEVATGEIRAIANFTRTKDGNYEEKLNYAISNAADPGSTFKLATYMALFDQHKIDTNTIVNAENGRYKFPKGPTITDAEAGNYEMTAKKAFEESSNVAAAKFAVRYYNDNPKEFTDKLYSYHLNEKLGLQIQGEGAPVVKNPKSRSWNKYYTLPEMAYGYEMKITPLQMLTLYNAVANNGKMIAPLLVKEIRRLGNTVEQFQARVINEKVCSDATLGKVKSLLEGVVSEGTGKNVIKNPLYKVAGKTGTAQIANGSAGYGVKKTYQASFCGYFPADKPKYSMIVVINHPTKGDYLAAKVAGPVFRQIADRVYASDLNMSPAGPVHYVGNSNLPQIKKGNVKALKQVYTKLGVKPLYAANNAAANGVDTSNGIAFEDVSYKSGVVPEVKGMGLSDALYALGNAGYKVVARGSGVVANQSVTAGSITPKGSKIIIELR; translated from the coding sequence ATGAGCATTAGAAGAAACATACTGTTACGGGTTTACCTGGCTTTCGGGTTGATATTGCTTTTTGCAGGAGCTGTAGTGATCCAGCTTTTTCGCGTTCAGTTTGTGCAGGGCGATAAATGGAAAAAAATGGCTTCCACGCTTTCTACACGTTACCAAACAGTTGAAGCCGCCCGCGGCAATATTTTTGCAAACGATATGAGTTTGCTGGCAACATCGGTGCCCGAGTATGAATTGCATATGGACATGTTTGCCCCCGGTATTGCGGACGATCAGGATTTTAATGAAAATGTGGATTCGCTGGCGATTAAGTTTTCGCAGCTGTATAGCGATAAGCCGGCCAGGGAATATTCCAGGATGCTGCGCGACGCCCGGAAAGATGGTTCGCGCTATCAATTGATCCGCCGTAAAGTAACGCACCGTGAGCTGACACAAATTCGCAAGTTCCCTATTTTCAGAATGGGTAAATATAAAGGTGGGCTGATAGTGCTTGAACAAAACCGGCGCGTGTTGCCTTTTAGGTCGCTGGCGGCACGTACCATTGGTTATAAAAACGAAAATGTTAAGAATGCGGTAGGTCTTGAAGGTGCTTATGCCAGCTATATTAATGGTGAAAGCGGAAAGCGCCTAATGCAGCGGATGGCAGGCGGCACATGGATGCCTGTTAATAACGGCGAAGACGAAGTAGAGCCTAAAGAAGGCGCAGACATCATTTCAACCATTGATGTTAACTTCCAGGATGTTGCACAGGATGCGCTGAAAGCGCAGCTGGAAAAAACGGAGGCCGATCATGGTTGCGTGGTTTTAATGGAGGTTGCTACCGGCGAGATAAGGGCCATCGCAAATTTTACCCGTACAAAGGATGGTAATTATGAAGAGAAGCTGAACTATGCCATAAGTAATGCCGCTGATCCGGGTTCAACGTTTAAACTGGCCACTTACATGGCCCTGTTTGATCAGCATAAAATAGATACAAATACCATTGTAAACGCTGAAAATGGCAGGTACAAGTTTCCGAAAGGGCCAACAATTACTGACGCGGAAGCAGGGAATTATGAAATGACCGCAAAAAAAGCATTTGAGGAATCATCAAATGTGGCGGCGGCAAAATTCGCAGTGAGGTATTATAACGATAATCCAAAGGAATTTACCGACAAGCTGTACAGTTATCATTTAAACGAAAAACTGGGCCTGCAGATCCAGGGAGAAGGTGCGCCGGTGGTAAAAAATCCAAAAAGCCGCAGCTGGAACAAATATTACACCCTGCCTGAAATGGCTTATGGTTACGAGATGAAGATTACCCCGCTGCAAATGCTCACTCTTTATAATGCTGTAGCAAACAACGGTAAAATGATAGCGCCGTTGCTGGTAAAAGAGATCCGCAGGCTGGGCAATACGGTTGAGCAGTTCCAGGCAAGAGTAATTAACGAAAAAGTGTGCAGTGATGCCACGCTGGGAAAAGTAAAAAGTTTGCTTGAAGGCGTGGTGAGCGAAGGTACAGGGAAAAACGTGATCAAAAATCCGTTGTATAAGGTGGCCGGTAAAACCGGTACGGCACAAATTGCTAACGGCTCGGCGGGTTATGGTGTTAAAAAGACATACCAGGCTTCTTTTTGCGGATATTTCCCGGCTGACAAGCCTAAGTATTCAATGATTGTGGTTATTAACCACCCAACAAAAGGCGATTACCTGGCAGCAAAGGTGGCGGGCCCGGTATTCAGGCAAATTGCCGACAGGGTATATGCCAGTGACCTGAACATGAGCCCGGCTGGCCCTGTGCATTACGTGGGTAATTCCAATTTGCCGCAGATAAAAAAAGGAAATGTAAAAGCCCTGAAACAGGTATATACCAAACTGGGCGTGAAGCCGCTATATGCGGCAAATAATGCAGCCGCCAATGGTGTTGACACCAGTAACGGTATTGCTTTTGAGGATGTAAGTTATAAAAGCGGCGTAGTGCCTGAGGTAAAGGGAATGGGCTTGAGCGATGCTTTATATGCCCTGGGAAATGCGGGTTATAAAGTGGTAGCACGGGGAAGTGGTGTGGTGGCAAACCAATCGGTAACCGCAGGCAGCATTACTCCAAAAGGATCAAAAATA
- a CDS encoding thioredoxin family protein has protein sequence MKISHLITALFMLTGSAAIAQTALPTAETVLKDVYTQAAKENKKVLLMFHASWCGWCKKMDASLNDPSISKMINANYVIAHLDVMEQPAKANLENPGGMDAMKKFGGEKSGLPFWLVLDAKGNVLANSLMPKDGATIATPEDNVGCPASDKEVAFFDGILKKTSNLKAEEIAVIHKRFLLNQPPPTPVKGTN, from the coding sequence ATGAAAATATCACACCTTATCACCGCTCTTTTTATGCTAACCGGTTCGGCTGCAATAGCGCAAACTGCACTTCCAACCGCTGAAACGGTATTGAAAGACGTCTATACGCAGGCTGCTAAAGAAAATAAAAAAGTACTGTTAATGTTTCATGCCTCCTGGTGCGGCTGGTGCAAAAAAATGGATGCCTCGTTAAATGATCCGTCTATCAGCAAAATGATCAACGCAAATTATGTAATTGCTCATTTGGACGTGATGGAGCAGCCGGCAAAAGCCAATCTTGAAAATCCCGGCGGCATGGATGCAATGAAAAAATTTGGTGGCGAAAAATCGGGATTGCCATTCTGGTTAGTTCTTGATGCAAAAGGCAACGTACTTGCCAATTCATTAATGCCAAAAGATGGTGCGACTATAGCCACTCCTGAAGACAACGTAGGTTGCCCGGCCAGCGATAAAGAGGTTGCATTTTTCGACGGCATTTTAAAGAAAACATCAAATTTAAAAGCAGAAGAAATTGCAGTTATTCACAAGCGGTTCCTTTTAAATCAGCCGCCGCCCACACCGGTAAAAGGAACGAATTAA
- the rsmH gene encoding 16S rRNA (cytosine(1402)-N(4))-methyltransferase RsmH produces MSEYHTPVMLNECIEGLDIKPAGTYVDVTFGGGGHSREILKHLNKDGKLLAFDQDADAKQNLLADDRFVFIDQNFRYMKNFLRLHDAVPVDGILADLGVSSYQFDQAERGFSIRFDAELDMRMNQQSTLNAKEVLNTYPEAELHRIFGIYGEIQNAKSLANTIVTARLNAPIVTVADLKNAIVNRIPRGKENKYLAQVFQALRIEVNQELEALKEFLTQSASVLAPGGRLVVMSYHSLEDRLVKNFIAKGKFSGEVEKDFYGNDNKPFDSVSRGAVTASEEEIKDNNRARSAKLRIAVKK; encoded by the coding sequence ATGAGCGAATACCATACCCCGGTAATGCTGAATGAGTGTATTGAAGGCCTGGATATTAAACCTGCCGGAACTTATGTTGACGTAACCTTTGGCGGCGGCGGACACTCCCGCGAGATCCTGAAGCATTTAAATAAAGACGGGAAGTTGCTGGCGTTTGACCAGGACGCCGATGCAAAACAAAACCTGTTGGCAGATGACCGGTTTGTTTTTATTGATCAGAATTTCCGGTACATGAAAAATTTTTTGCGCCTGCATGACGCCGTGCCCGTTGACGGGATCCTGGCTGATCTTGGCGTTTCCTCATACCAGTTTGACCAGGCAGAACGCGGGTTTTCTATCCGTTTTGATGCGGAACTGGATATGCGGATGAACCAGCAATCAACGCTGAACGCTAAAGAAGTTTTAAATACTTACCCGGAAGCCGAGCTGCACCGGATCTTTGGCATTTATGGTGAAATACAAAACGCCAAATCGCTGGCGAACACTATTGTAACGGCACGCCTAAATGCGCCCATTGTAACCGTGGCTGATCTGAAGAACGCGATAGTGAACCGAATTCCGCGGGGGAAAGAAAATAAGTACCTGGCGCAGGTGTTTCAGGCTTTGCGCATTGAGGTAAACCAGGAACTGGAAGCATTGAAAGAATTTTTGACCCAGTCAGCATCGGTGCTGGCTCCGGGCGGGCGGCTGGTGGTGATGTCATATCACTCGCTGGAAGACAGGCTGGTGAAAAATTTTATAGCCAAAGGAAAATTCAGCGGCGAGGTAGAAAAAGATTTTTACGGAAATGACAACAAGCCTTTTGATTCGGTAAGCCGCGGGGCTGTCACTGCATCAGAAGAGGAAATAAAAGATAATAACCGGGCACGGAGCGCTAAGTTAAGAATAGCGGTAAAGAAATGA
- the mraZ gene encoding division/cell wall cluster transcriptional repressor MraZ: MSYLTGEFECKLDNKGRMMIPAGLKKKLPEAEKEGLVINRGFEKYLVIYTKQEWDKKLDELNKLNQYEKKNIEFIRYFTRGATELSVDAAGRVNLPQGLLDYAGIGTDVVLNCQMTKIEMWDKAAYNTMIENEPENFAALAEEVMGDKRREGGL, translated from the coding sequence ATGTCCTATTTAACCGGCGAGTTTGAGTGTAAATTAGATAACAAAGGGCGAATGATGATCCCTGCGGGCCTCAAGAAAAAGCTTCCAGAAGCTGAGAAAGAGGGGCTTGTGATCAATCGTGGCTTTGAGAAATATCTGGTGATATACACTAAACAAGAATGGGATAAGAAACTTGATGAACTGAACAAACTTAATCAATACGAAAAGAAAAACATAGAATTTATAAGATATTTTACCCGGGGCGCGACGGAATTGAGCGTAGATGCTGCCGGAAGGGTGAATTTACCGCAAGGTTTACTGGATTATGCAGGTATTGGAACAGATGTAGTGTTAAACTGCCAAATGACGAAAATTGAAATGTGGGATAAAGCGGCATATAATACGATGATTGAAAACGAGCCGGAGAATTTTGCAGCGCTGGCCGAAGAGGTGATGGGCGACAAAAGAAGGGAGGGCGGCTTATGA
- a CDS encoding FtsL-like putative cell division protein has product MTNRLRTQIEEEEAEQKKLIVEEKRNDEFPDNFLTQFFTKGFWSAESATRALPFVLFIAFLGMLYIANMHVAERSIRDINKISKEVKELSWDYKTTKADLAYRSTLTEVAKRVDTLGIKESLQPPQKITDAEVKNEH; this is encoded by the coding sequence ATGACAAACAGGCTGCGTACACAAATTGAGGAAGAAGAAGCTGAACAGAAAAAGCTTATTGTTGAGGAAAAACGCAATGACGAGTTTCCGGACAACTTTCTTACGCAATTTTTTACAAAAGGCTTTTGGAGTGCCGAATCGGCTACAAGGGCACTGCCATTTGTTTTGTTCATCGCTTTTTTGGGGATGTTATATATCGCCAATATGCACGTAGCCGAACGTAGTATCCGAGATATTAATAAAATAAGCAAAGAAGTAAAGGAGCTTAGCTGGGACTATAAAACTACAAAGGCTGATCTTGCTTATAGAAGTACACTTACCGAGGTTGCTAAACGTGTTGACACGCTGGGCATAAAAGAATCGTTGCAGCCACCACAAAAAATAACAGATGCGGAGGTGAAGAATGAGCATTAG